The DNA region AAGCTCAATCATTTTTGTGCCACAGCGCCGGTGACGGCCAGTGGCCAGAGGTATTATATTTTCAGGTTGTCCCTCTGTTGTTCAACATTCAGTTTGACTGAAGGATGAATGATTCGATTTTGATGGTCAAAGTTTAAGGTCGCTGTGTCATAACAAAGCCCATTTTGCCATGTGGCCGCAAAATTTCAGGAACACTCTAaaggaatttctttaaatttggaaaaatgttaAGTTGAATTCAGTGATGATCCGATTAGATTTTGGTCACTGTGATCTCAATTTCGTTTTAACTATATATATCAGTATCACATTTAATCACATTTGGCACGAACATTTAATTGGACTTAAGTGACAGGATTCAAATGTGTACGTCAGGCTTTGGCCCTGTGAGCGCTCCATCTCAAGAACACCTTGAGAGATCCTTTCAAATCAGGCACAAATTATCACTTTGACTcacggagagagagattcaATTTTGGAGGTATGAGGTCTGTGACCTCTTAAGCCTCTTGAACATCATGTCTCAAGTCTGCCTTTGGGACATTTCTTCAGTTGTCACTTGAACTCAAAGATTGACCTTTAAGTTTTAAGTGGTCAAAGGACATAGTGACTTATTGGGAGTCTGGAAAAAGATATGTTGTTTGAGGCATACAACTGCAGGGTGCTCTttctaaatacatttatacatgaGGTCAGTCtaaatgttaatttgtatatAGGAAAAAGTGATCTGCAAATAAAGACACATGACGTGCAATATATGGTTTATTTTCAAGTTTGAACTTTTGAACCACATGACAAGCACATGTCCTTCTTTTAAACACAGCTTGGTCAGAAAGTATTATTAAATGGTATGGATTTCCACAGCCTTCACTGTTGGTACTGTTGTCAGATTTTAATTGTTGGATATCAAAGCTGCCGTGAGCACCATTTAATCCCTACATTCATACCAGTAACTTAAATGCTGAAATTCTTTCAAAAAGATAAGTCACATGACAGCATGATTCAAATCAATTATTTCCACAGATCACAGAACTTCAGCCAAAATGTACATATAAGTTATTATAAAACATGTTAGGTAAACAATAAGACAAAACAACTTACTGGTTTAGTTTTGATGACAAGGAAACAAAAGAACTTGCAGATtacaatatattgtatttttatacaaAACCTGTCACACAGGTAATAAACGGGTGAATGTCTTTGTCTGAATTTGGCAGTAAACTCAACATCCAGTGTTGAATAATGCACCAGTAAAACCACTCATGCGACCTTATTCATACCACCATTATGAGCTGTGTGTAACAAAACAAGGTAAAAAGCCTTCTTGACTGTACAGAACATGTGTCAACCAGATGAGTGTCTGCATGTGCATGCAAATACATTATGCTCTCAGGTTCTCTGTAACAGACTAACCAATAAGACAGAGTAGTTTGCATTTTTCTTACATCTACCTTTGGTAAATGTTCACACTCTGTGTCCCTAAAGCTCTTCTATAGAGGCGGCGCTCCACTAACGTCACTCTTGCAAAAGGCCGGTTGATTTAAAGAGAACTGTCCCGTACAACACTGTCGAGGACTGGAAACGTTGCACGTTTGACAAGGATTTTCCTAAGAAAACATTTGGCTCAAAGGGAGCaccaaaaaatgtttaaacaatTATCCTTGTGATCTAAGTGGAAACTTCACAACACAGCGTATCTAAGATTGAAAAAAGAGCTTGTTCGGTTGCATAGAAAACTTACAAAAGGGGACCTATATAACAAAGCATAAAAATAATTCAGCTGACATGCGAGCCTGAGAGATGAGGGTTTAAACAGAGTTAGGGGCAAATCGAATTCACTTTCTCCAAATTTCTTCTGATTACTTAGGACACACTTGAATAAATACAGTTTCTCATGTAACATCTCTAATCTAGAAATAAATTTGTCCCAAAACCCTTGCTACAACTGTTCAGAACGGAAATACTcagctgaaaataaaagaaagaatccaagaaaaacagacacacagataaaacACTTTCAAGTCTGAAATGATCCCTGAATCAATAGGAACTGGATTCTTCTTGTGTTTAATGGAATTCAACTCCTACGACTCTTGTAATTTCAAACCTTTAAGTAATACAAAAATCCAGGAGTTATGGTAGTAaagaattttttaaaaattaccGTCAAGGTATTAACAACTTAATATTTTTgaacaatgtaaaaataaactagCATATAAAACAAAAGGCAACAGATAATCCTCCATTTCAAACGCTGAGGATAGTGTGGGGTTGTGTTTCAAAGAAAAGGGGGAATTGTGGTGGTCCCTTGGCTCAGCGTGGGAGCTTCATGTCTGCCTGTATCCAGAGAATCAGAGTAGCACGATGCTCATGTAGTGATCTGCGTCCTACGCCTCAAAACGCTTTGGGCAGACCATAGGAGCAACGAGGGTCCACATGTAGAGGATGAGACAGACCCAGCAGGAGGCCATCTTGATCCAGAACACCGACCAGCTGCCATCCAAAATGTTCTCAATCTTATGGTTGTCATAACTGCAAGAGACGCACACAGTCAGAGAACTGAGCAAAGGTAAACAGTGGAGAAAGACAAACTGCTGTTGTTACAATGATCCCAAATAGACAATAGTGCATTCGTAACCCAGCAAATTAAGGAAAACTTGCATTaatagagctgctttcagacatgcactgaactctgcagatcctcCGTATCTTTTCatgaggaggtgcatgtgtgaacgctaatgtctgagtgagaggctcTGCATTGTTTGCGGAATTTCTCCGCCTGGCCCCCTTGTATGAAGTCAGTAGAAACTCAGGAGGATTCaaagtgtgaacacagcaggggatcccctgTTGGATTCACCCCTAGTGAGTGGAGGAGTTGAAAGAAATATCTCCTGGTGACAAGGTGGTGTCATACACGTCAGGCACCAGCGAAGATGTCGAAAAGCTTTGTGCTGATAAGAGCTGAAGTGGAAGTGTatatgcagaggaggaggatttgctactgttgtgaacgcatctgtgcagaaaacctcccacTGCATTGTGCGCATAAAGTCTatggttgtgcatgtgtgaaaggcaaactctgtagccaattctccggatATTTCTTGCACGTTAATCTTTGAAAATGGCTTAGGCGATGTAAAGTACCTAATTATTGATAAATAAACTTAATTACTATAATACAGTTAATGTAACCAGCATGAATGTGACTAAAATTTACAATGCTCGGGAACATTGAAGTGACCTAGTCAACAAAGCAAGTGGAAAAAAAGTATCTTGTAATACCTGAGCTTGCAACCTTACCCAACTACTTGAATATACTCAAAACCCACTCAACTGATTTCCAGGAATGTTCTCCCACCTTTTTAACATGGCGAGAAGGGGCGTAAGACAGaataataactaataactaatataaataataaatctaaCCCTCTTAGCTGTCAAGCATCTCTACTCAATCTTACAACAAAATTGACACCTCAATTTGACTTAGTTGGAGTTAAAATTGTTATTATCTTAATTGTTTATTGCTCAACAACTATTGCCTTCTTTTCATTGTCCATATCTGGAGTATTGAGTCTGTGCACTTAAACACAGCAGGTGAAGTGGGTCACTTACTGGAACCAGTTGGTGACGGTCATCATGACATAAAGGGAACCCAGGAAGAAGACAGAGTGGAAGTAGGTGTAGCCGTAGATGGTTGCCTCGCTCTCGTCGTACAACACGTTCTGTCCTCCACCAGTATTCTCCTCATCGTAGTcctctgaaacaaacacattaacacaatcaGTCAGCGACATGTTTAATGTGTGAAATGCTTGAAGCACTAGAGAAAATATATTGTTATAAATCTGGACTGATTCATTAAGATAAATCGCTACATTTTGATGTGACAtataaaactacatttaattatgttttcCAATATATAAcgcaaaagtgttttgtttccagcaggtgGCGGTGCAGGCCTAGCCACAATTGCACCTCCTTCCTGGGCCCGCTTTCCTGTGTCATACTAACCTCCTAGTAACAGTGACATCATCTGTGTTTGCAGACCAATACTTTCTCACCATCCTCAATCGGACTGAGGAATAGCAATGAGCGTAACCCCTCACAGTGCAAACAATGCTCCGGGGGACATATGCATACACATTGAATGGACtgaagagacagagggggggggggggggggggggcagagggagggatAGATACAGTAAAGATGTGTTGTTGAAGGAGCCTCCTCACCTGTGTCATCtccaaaacagaaacaacagcGAGCTCTCTGCAAGGAAGAAACAGAGGTTACCACCGAGCTGGAATCGAATATTTGTAagacataaacaaacagacgCATGCTTCATTTATTGGGGGCATCATCAGTTTAATTTCATAAGGGCGTCTGGGCAGAGGGATTTTAAGTTAGTCTGTAAGACGGGTCTGAATATTTCATTAGCAGTCACACTTAGTGAGTTCTGAATACTGGTGTGTTTACCTCAGTCTCTGGCTCACTGTTCCTACACACCCTGAGCGCTACAGAGCTTCGTCTGGTGGTGGATGTCAAGCTGGAGGGAgggtggaaaaagaaaaagtagagagaaagaaataaaaaagatagattagtgggagggagaggggtTGCGATTCCGTCACTTTGCATTTTTCCATTGCCTGCAGTTCCCTCTTACTCAAGGACCAACCACAAGAGATATAATGCCTCCACTTGATGGGAAACACATGTGCACAAATGCAGAAATCCACCGTTCTTGCCTCTCAAGCACTTAGGTCAGCCACAGCCAATCGTACGCCGCCTCTCCAAagtcacagccaatcagagctaaCCCTGTCGCTGTCGCTACAGCTTGCCATGAAATCcataatttgtattcttcaTTGACCAAACAGAGCAGCTGTAATCTCCACCTCTACACATATATAGCACTAAAAATATATACTCCAGGGAAATACACTAAGGTTACtaaaaagatgtgtgtgtgtgtttgtatgtgttgtcTTACCAAGAGTAAAGGACACAACCAAACAGGATAACTGTTCCGAACGCTGTTACAATCTTCTTGTCGCTCTCCTTTCCCGAATCGAATGGAAACGCACACACGGTTTGGTTCATGCCATTTATCTCCAGGACTGGACAAAAAGAAAGTGCAGACAGAGATAAATGAGGTGAAAGACGTTTTTAAAGGAATAGAGAGATTGTCAAAGACGTTGCAaatgtgtgcatgcgtgtatTTTGGCACATGGGGAAAGAAGGATAAATATAGTTTAACACATGCCCGGGACAAACCTGATCACTATAAGCAGTTTCCAGTGTATTTATATTGATCCAATTTCTATGCACAACAATGTGTCAGCTATGTAAGATCAGATGCAAGCTGATCAAGGCAATAATGGCTGTGACTACCACAGTAGATGTAGATGAGCGTCAGTTCATACTCACTTTCTTTCGGTTTGCTGGAGAAGGCTGAGAAGGTGAGGTACATGACGTACACACTGATCACTCCGGGCTGCAACAGGCCTGACGTGGGCTGCACTGCAGGGACACAAAAGTGAATTCAATACTACTAATACACTTACTGACAGAAAGTTCTAGTCAAATGTCTCACTAGTttctattatattatactgtgcTGGACTATTGTGTCTTATGTAccaactgtatataaagatggtttCATAAAGTCAAGTTTTTCGATAAATCCCGCCTCCTTTCTATTAATGTATGGGATAcaagccaaactaaaaagtcaaataccTGTTAAATAATTTAGTTTTCTCCGAGATGGTTACATTTGAGGTAGTTCTTATCTTAGCAAATGCTTGAATTCTTATTTGCATAGCAGAGCCGGTTGAGATAATGTGCATACGAGTGCAGGTTTCTCACGTTTCTGTATGCATGGAGAGATGGCCAGCAGGGAGATGATGAGACAGAGGCTACCGTTGATGCCCAGGAAGACTTTGTTGTATAAACAGGCCTCAGAGTGGGTGTAGAACCAACCCATGAAGACCACGGCTCCCACTGCAACACTGAACAGCACCAGCGTCACCAAGGCCAGAGCAGCGTACCACAGCTTGTTATATGCTACTCCCGCACTCCTGCAGATGGAACGAAAGAGgtacggagagagagagagagaaaaaagacagcgaaaagaaaaaaaaacatgaacaaggaTAAAGAAAATCACAGAAGTAAAACGATCAAGTGAACaaggagaaaataaacagagaaaactaACACAACAGGGGTCGGCCTAAAGAAAAAATCAAGGAAAGACAAAGAGTTGTTTTACCAAAACGGGCAAGTGTCAAGTATCAATACATTAAGAGGTCTGAGTTTATTTGGTAAACCAAACtaaattaagtttttttaaacaattgaCTGTCGTAGGGAgggtgtgtctctgtctgtgtgagagagaaagggaaactgAGTGAACACGGAGACCATGTGAATCTGCAGCGAGGATGGCCTGCTGCCAAGCCTCCCCtccactcacaaacacacaaagctacATGACGCCCTCTTTCCAAACCATTTACATCCAAAAACACACTGCAGAAGAATACGTCTGACCCTCAGAGTATCTCAAGAACAACTAGAAATCACAGCAAGTTTGAGAAGTTTATGGGACAAAGGAGACGAGAGCAAAGAGAAGACGTGTTGTTTTCACCAGTTTGTGTTCCATCTGTGTGCGAACTCCACCAACAGCTTGAGctggatcaggaggaaaagGAACCCGCCAGCGGCTCCCACGTAACGCCACACTGTAACAttgaataagagagagagagagagagaaagacaaagatatTGTTTGAGTGATGACAAAACAGGAATCTTAAATCTTCTGCAAACTCATAAGACTCAAACTGTGAGACTGAAATCATCAGGGTTCTTAAGGAAGTTTCAGCTAAACGATGCAAATAACTAACTGTGTTACTAACTGTTACTTCAACTATTTCCATATCACTTGCTGTCTCCTACTTTTTGCTACTTTTGCATCTACAGAGATGTGGTTATGTTAGTGATACGTTAATTAACAGCTCCAGAGCTAAGTGTCCCATTTTTACCTTCCAGGAAGGTTTCCTCTTCTGGGAGAAAGAATCCTCCAGCACAGCATGCCACCAGCACAATAAACTTCAGCAACCAGAACCTGACATGGAAAGAAAACTATAATGTTAAAGGTTACACAggaaaaaacattacaaagtttacttttaaaaacattaaataaaattaattatATGAAAAGAATTGAAAATCAAATGCCAACAATCAACATACATAAGATTCCTGACAGAACAGCCTCAGAGATAGAGTGTGTAATCTTATATCTAATCTATCTAATATACTAGTTCAAGAAATGTCTGTGAATCTGTATGTGGGATGCATAACTCGAGAATTGTTTAGCTTCACACtttgcatgtgtattgttaatggACCAATGAAGTGCAGTTTTCAAGTATTGTTTGATTTA from Limanda limanda chromosome 5, fLimLim1.1, whole genome shotgun sequence includes:
- the serinc5 gene encoding serine incorporator 5, producing the protein MCTPCCVSQLACCCGSAACSCCCNCCPKIKQSTGTRFMYALYFLLVTVICVIMMSPTVEEQLQQHVPYYSEMCEKLSAGENCKTLVGYSAVYKMCFGMACFFLFFAIFTIRVTNSTGCRAAVHNGFWLLKFIVLVACCAGGFFLPEEETFLEVWRYVGAAGGFLFLLIQLKLLVEFAHRWNTNWSAGVAYNKLWYAALALVTLVLFSVAVGAVVFMGWFYTHSEACLYNKVFLGINGSLCLIISLLAISPCIQKLQPTSGLLQPGVISVYVMYLTFSAFSSKPKEILEINGMNQTVCAFPFDSGKESDKKIVTAFGTVILFGCVLYSCLTSTTRRSSVALRVCRNSEPETERARCCFCFGDDTEDYDEENTGGGQNVLYDESEATIYGYTYFHSVFFLGSLYVMMTVTNWFHYDNHKIENILDGSWSVFWIKMASCWVCLILYMWTLVAPMVCPKRFEA